TCTTGCCCGTGATGCCCAGGTGGACCAACAGCGCCAGATTCGGCTTCAGTTCGGCCTGCTTCACGCCCCAGGTCTGGAAGCCCTTCTGGTGCCCCGCCACCGCGGCGAGCATGACGACCAGCGAACCGGCCATCGCGGCGGGGTTGACGTCCTTGTCGACCCGGCCTTTGGACTGGAGCTCCTTCACGGAATCCGTAAGGGAGTTGGTGACCGAACTCAGGATCTTCATACGGATCTTGTAGAACCGCTTGTCGCCCTCGGCGGCGCCGAGATCGATGACCCTGAGGATCGCGTCGTTCTTGCGCCAGAAGTCGAGGAATCCCTCTACGAGTTCTTCCGCCGTCTGGCGTCCCGCTTTACCCGCCCAGGAGCGGCCGGAGACCAGTTCGGTCAATCCGGCACCCTCCTTGGCCATTTCCTCGGCGATCTCAAGGACGGCGCCCTCGACGTCCGGGAAGTACTGATAGAAGGTCGCGGGTGAAGTGCCTGCCTTCCGGGCCACGTCGATGACTTTGACGTCCCGATACGGCGAGGTGCTGAGCATCTCGCTGAGGCAGTCGAGCAGCTTCTGCCGCGTCGCCTGGCCGCGCCGACCGGCCACGCGGCCGTCGACGGTACGCACTTGTCCTGTCATGCCGTCAGCTTACCGAGGGGTGATCGGAGCGCGATTCGGCCGACTGCAAATGGGGAACCGCCCGCTGATCGCCGGGGCCGTAAGAGACCGTTTGGAGGCGGTAAGGGAGGGCGCCCCGGACGGCCGTGACCAGGAAAAGTGTTATCAACAGCCTGTGGACAACTTCGGTGGACAACTCGGTGCGCACGGGCCCTCACCGGGAGACAATTAGTCAATTGTTCGATTTGCCCCGCCCTGCGCCGGGCGAAATGCGCCATTAGCGTGGCCGGAAGGGGTGCCGCTCGGGCGGTGCGCACACGAAGGAAGGATCCGGGCTCATGGCCGCATTCGCGGAAGGCACGCCGTGCTGGGTGGATGTGTCGCTTCCCGACGTCCAGGCGGGCAAGCGTTTCTACGGCGAGCTGTTCGGCTGGACATTCGGCGCGGACGGCGGTGCGGCATACGGGCACTACACGAATGCATTCAGTGACGGAAAGCGAGTGGCCGCACTCGCCGCGAAGCAGGACGGGCGTATGCCGACCGCCTGGGGCGTTTATTTCGCGACATCTGACGCCGCCGCGCTCAGTGCGCGAATCAAGGAGGCCGGCGGCGGAATGGTGATGGATCCGGCACCCGTGGGGCCGTACGGCACGATGGCGCAGGGCGTCGATCCCGGGGGCGCGGTCTTCGGCCTCTGGCAGCAGGGAGCGTTCTCCGGCTTCGAAAAGCAGAGCGAGCCCGGATCTTTCTGCTGGACAGAGGTCTATACGAGGGACAAGGAGAGCGTCGACCTCTTCTACGAGTCGGTATTCGGCTTCGTCGGCAAGGACCTGCCGGGCGAACCGGCCGATTACCGGACCTGGTCCCCCAAGGGCTCCGAGCCGGGGAGTGACACGGCGATCGGCGGGCGAAGTGTCATCACCGACGCATTTCCCAAGGAGATGCCGGGGCATTTCCTCGTTTACTTCTCCGTCGCCGACTGCGACGAGACGGTCGCCGACGCCGTACGGATGGGCGGCCGGGTCAGGGAGTCCGCCGCCGACACCCCGTACGGCCGGATCGCCGTCGTGGCGGACAACCAGGGCGCGGTCTTCGCGCTGCTGGCCGAGCCGGCGGCCGCGTAGCCCGTCTGGGGCCGTCCGTGGTCCGTCCTGAGTCCGGTGACGGCGCAACCCGCGTTGGTCCGTACGCGTCAACACTCATACGGGCGTGATACTCACCCCGTACGAGGTCGTTCGCTCATTTCCTGTCCGAAACAGGGTGAGACACCCCGATCCGCCCCCGGGTTCGCAACCATCGAGCCAGACAGGAAGAATCAGGGTGCAGGGGGCCGTACCTTTGTGGCCCGTACGGGGAGGTGGCAGGCAAGTGGAGCAGCTGACGCAGCACGATCCAAGACGTATCGGGCCCTTCG
This window of the Streptomyces niveus genome carries:
- a CDS encoding TetR family transcriptional regulator, giving the protein MTGQVRTVDGRVAGRRGQATRQKLLDCLSEMLSTSPYRDVKVIDVARKAGTSPATFYQYFPDVEGAVLEIAEEMAKEGAGLTELVSGRSWAGKAGRQTAEELVEGFLDFWRKNDAILRVIDLGAAEGDKRFYKIRMKILSSVTNSLTDSVKELQSKGRVDKDVNPAAMAGSLVVMLAAVAGHQKGFQTWGVKQAELKPNLALLVHLGITGKKPAK
- a CDS encoding VOC family protein, which produces MAAFAEGTPCWVDVSLPDVQAGKRFYGELFGWTFGADGGAAYGHYTNAFSDGKRVAALAAKQDGRMPTAWGVYFATSDAAALSARIKEAGGGMVMDPAPVGPYGTMAQGVDPGGAVFGLWQQGAFSGFEKQSEPGSFCWTEVYTRDKESVDLFYESVFGFVGKDLPGEPADYRTWSPKGSEPGSDTAIGGRSVITDAFPKEMPGHFLVYFSVADCDETVADAVRMGGRVRESAADTPYGRIAVVADNQGAVFALLAEPAAA